From one Lactiplantibacillus paraplantarum genomic stretch:
- a CDS encoding 6-phospho-beta-glucosidase, with protein sequence MSHDALKLVTIGGGSSYTPELIEGYIKRREQLPIKEIWLVDIEAGMEKLKIVGAMAQRMVKAAGLDWEVHLTLDRQAALKDADFVSTQFRVGRLPARIKDERIPNYYGLIGQETNGAGGIFKAFRTVPVILDIVADMKRLCPQAWLINFTNPSGMITEAIRTYGHWDRVIGLCNVPVMAMLSEPELIGKTLDQLTYKFAGIDHFHWHRVWDESGQEVTMTIIDKLFGDNDAGLPTNIFDVPFFKDQLAAMRMIPCGYHRYYYRQEEMTAHGLAEYRENKTRAQQVTQIEEELFELYRDPELDYKPKQLAERGGAHYSDAACEAIASIYRDKKTHMVVSTLNQGSVPDLPSDHVVEVSAQIGAAGAVPMAFGHFQPAERGWLQLMKNMELVIVEAAVTGDYGLALQAFTMNPLIPSGATAKRVLDELLIAHQAYLPQFADKIQALIAAGIMVQDTVAAELSEVTQVVSD encoded by the coding sequence ATGTCACACGATGCATTGAAATTAGTTACCATTGGTGGTGGGTCGAGTTACACCCCTGAATTGATTGAGGGCTATATTAAACGGCGCGAGCAATTGCCAATTAAGGAAATTTGGTTGGTGGATATTGAAGCGGGGATGGAAAAGCTAAAAATTGTCGGTGCGATGGCTCAACGGATGGTCAAAGCGGCTGGGCTGGATTGGGAGGTACACTTAACCTTGGATCGGCAGGCGGCATTGAAGGACGCAGACTTTGTTTCCACCCAATTTCGAGTAGGGCGGTTACCTGCACGTATTAAAGATGAACGCATTCCCAATTATTATGGATTGATTGGTCAAGAAACTAATGGGGCTGGTGGGATATTTAAAGCTTTTCGGACGGTACCGGTAATCTTAGACATTGTGGCCGATATGAAGAGATTGTGTCCGCAAGCCTGGCTGATTAACTTTACGAATCCTAGTGGCATGATTACAGAAGCAATCAGGACATACGGCCATTGGGACCGGGTTATTGGATTATGTAACGTCCCAGTGATGGCAATGTTGAGTGAGCCAGAATTGATTGGTAAGACATTAGATCAGCTCACGTATAAATTTGCTGGTATTGATCATTTTCATTGGCACCGCGTTTGGGATGAATCGGGTCAAGAAGTAACAATGACGATTATCGACAAATTATTTGGTGATAATGATGCCGGACTGCCGACTAATATTTTTGATGTGCCATTTTTCAAAGACCAATTAGCTGCGATGCGGATGATTCCGTGTGGTTATCATCGCTATTATTACCGACAGGAAGAAATGACCGCGCACGGGTTAGCGGAGTATCGTGAGAATAAGACGCGAGCACAACAAGTGACTCAAATTGAAGAGGAATTGTTCGAGTTATATCGTGATCCTGAATTGGATTATAAACCTAAGCAATTAGCTGAACGGGGTGGTGCGCACTATTCCGATGCGGCCTGTGAGGCGATTGCGTCGATTTACCGAGATAAGAAGACCCATATGGTGGTTTCGACCTTGAATCAAGGGAGCGTGCCAGACTTACCGAGTGATCATGTTGTGGAAGTTTCGGCACAGATTGGTGCTGCTGGGGCTGTTCCAATGGCGTTTGGTCATTTTCAACCAGCTGAACGCGGCTGGCTACAATTAATGAAAAATATGGAGTTAGTGATCGTTGAAGCGGCCGTTACCGGTGACTATGGCCTTGCACTGCAAGCCTTCACAATGAATCCACTAATTCCGAGTGGTGCAACTGCCAAGCGAGTGTTAGATGAACTCTTGATTGCGCATCAGGCTTATTTACCACAATTTGCTGATAAGATTCAAGCGTTAATTGCTGCTGGCATAATGGTTCAAGATACGGTAGCTGCTGAGTTGTCAGAAGTCACTCAAGTCGTATCAGATTAA
- a CDS encoding LacI family DNA-binding transcriptional regulator, translated as MATIFDVAKLAQTSKSTVSRVVSGHGYVSAPVRKRVLAAMHQVNYVPNQLARQLKAQRTKTIGFLVNEYAPVMGDLINYFTQIAQSDGYRVNMYQTTNAADELHVLNQLMTHELDAVYIAVRHNRWDKIEPYTKYGPIATWQRIDSNEIYSSYIDHYPLYLQILTYLVNQGYTRIGHVLNNKRASNTQARLHAIAAFKRKYPQIDQEWQQAHQHQQHAGEQAALTWLQTPNPPQVVVLYADYVAAEFIATLRLHGKRVPEDCRVFGFDNSEFGRLMAITTVDAQLQGQAQNAYTYLINRIQQTSRPYQQLTPRLIFRSSC; from the coding sequence ATGGCGACTATTTTTGATGTTGCGAAGCTTGCCCAAACATCAAAGTCAACGGTTTCACGAGTTGTCAGTGGGCACGGTTATGTTAGCGCACCGGTCCGAAAACGTGTGTTAGCAGCGATGCACCAAGTTAATTATGTTCCCAACCAATTGGCGCGCCAATTGAAGGCTCAGCGAACCAAAACAATTGGTTTTTTAGTTAATGAATATGCACCGGTGATGGGCGATTTAATTAATTATTTTACGCAGATTGCTCAAAGTGACGGTTACCGAGTTAACATGTATCAAACAACCAATGCGGCGGATGAATTACATGTTTTGAATCAATTGATGACTCATGAATTGGATGCGGTTTATATTGCAGTACGCCATAATCGTTGGGATAAGATTGAACCATATACTAAATACGGGCCCATTGCCACTTGGCAGCGAATAGATTCAAATGAAATCTATTCTTCGTACATTGATCATTATCCCTTGTATCTTCAAATTCTGACTTATTTGGTCAACCAAGGATATACCCGGATTGGCCATGTGTTAAACAATAAGCGGGCAAGCAATACCCAGGCACGGTTGCACGCAATCGCAGCTTTTAAACGAAAATATCCTCAAATTGATCAGGAATGGCAACAAGCACACCAACATCAACAACATGCTGGTGAGCAAGCGGCTTTAACTTGGTTACAAACGCCTAATCCACCTCAGGTCGTAGTATTGTACGCAGATTATGTCGCTGCCGAGTTTATTGCAACATTGCGGTTGCATGGTAAACGCGTTCCAGAAGATTGCCGAGTGTTTGGTTTTGATAATAGCGAATTTGGACGATTGATGGCGATTACAACGGTTGATGCTCAGCTTCAAGGTCAAGCACAAAACGCCTATACTTATTTGATTAATCGGATTCAACAGACTAGTCGGCCGTATCAACAACTAACACCACGGCTGATTTTTCGATCCTCGTGTTAA
- a CDS encoding MerR family transcriptional regulator, translating to MNTAAFCHHVHTTRDTLRYYEQIHLLVPKRTNNRYRQYDAADQQTFQLIRQLQRAGLTLTEIKQVLSLRQQSVTPSCHDETLLFIQHKASEFYHQATFFQQLASLADQLADALEHDESLKFQQLLSHLGGTDDQTNSC from the coding sequence ATGAATACCGCCGCATTTTGCCATCACGTTCATACCACTCGTGATACATTACGCTATTATGAACAGATCCACTTATTGGTTCCCAAACGTACCAATAACCGCTACCGTCAATATGATGCCGCTGATCAACAAACATTTCAACTTATTCGCCAGTTGCAACGAGCCGGCCTAACATTGACTGAAATCAAACAAGTGCTATCCTTGCGCCAGCAATCTGTAACACCAAGCTGTCATGATGAAACACTGCTCTTCATTCAACACAAAGCCAGCGAATTCTACCACCAAGCCACATTTTTTCAACAATTGGCCAGCCTGGCTGATCAATTAGCAGATGCACTTGAACATGATGAGTCGCTAAAATTCCAACAATTGTTATCACATTTAGGAGGTACGGATGATCAAACTAATTCATGCTAG
- a CDS encoding YrdB family protein: MIKLIHASIRCLLEMTTIILFLISGLRTASWQRITILLTLLLLILFWSRYMAPLSASRWPSHRRLLVECLLFGSTIILTYSLINPIWASVYAVIAIINTTSEHLITTPSL, encoded by the coding sequence ATGATCAAACTAATTCATGCTAGTATCCGTTGCTTATTAGAGATGACAACGATTATCCTGTTCTTAATAAGCGGTTTACGGACGGCTAGTTGGCAGCGTATCACCATCTTACTCACCCTTTTACTGCTCATTTTATTTTGGTCACGTTACATGGCGCCACTTTCAGCATCACGATGGCCATCGCACCGGCGATTACTCGTAGAATGTCTGCTCTTCGGTAGTACGATCATCTTAACCTACAGCCTAATTAATCCAATCTGGGCTAGTGTTTATGCTGTCATTGCAATTATCAATACAACTAGTGAACATCTCATTACTACTCCCTCACTTTAA
- a CDS encoding mucin-binding protein, whose amino-acid sequence MQKRRLQQARLVEKRTYKMYKKGRLWLVAGLSTLTIGTGLAQLQVKADTTSTATSQTETTEVTGTSATLTTKATVSTSTASTESDTATKQNDSSDGTQTTSTDSNNNVATTSANSVSVAAEGDASSTTSHANTATKSSVANASAATTASTAADATTSSSTKTSGVAISETNPDTTATLIKTRTKTNVAETVSVASFSAAIASPSSTSRAAVTTVATVNSATKTYDGKTDTPNRYTVTLADGTKAPADWAATSTANVYTVTDLADVDTAKFSSEIGTYTIALSTTGITKLSEANNSADITAANVVTGTLTIEQAPVPSAIITIGSASINYGDATPSAYTITVPSQYKVPSAWTLASSATDGTTNTYMIASDSGDIVVPTATESGTYQLTLSNQGLVALQQANPNDAITADAIITGQLVIAAHDLITMGATTVMVNKTLSVVQATINSRSLVVPADWTISYDDTQTDAIVYNVPIAYTTYSEVVNSGVVGKYTITLTDAAMTTLSDLNSTTFDSTTVGDGVVLVKTSTAVILSPANYGAQASVETPISVLTISHARTRGIDLSYGQALYLILPLLNISQSETAVNNLTEYIIVPSGFKVATTASNGAAQVATDPVSTLTAAIETMMTQNNVTYQGLVVTQLTDYNDRQTFQVHFDQTSVYNGGSFSTLKYTLLPVIAVQSSGVTSGLIGNQVSSPDSAVVYVTDDPNETDGSYSLSLQNYTNIDRVADALGIADAVTIGSGFTDYLYHYTLSAKTITDTYQLVGNDGAALGTVTYTGDSGATYVPMTKLPTTITQDGVTYYLNTNTVASTQNYSGDENTVYTVTYQRYVTTSTDATARITIAPASKVYDNDATTDPSSYTVYLPTEYVAPSNWTIDDTAVVVSGTTAYHVSTNYLDTTTIDQNVGTYAVTLNAAGMAALAAANPNLLIAGNVNVGGTLTITKRPVTIALPDTILWANGQEQNIIPVITGVVAGQTIGYTLTSGLTDPGTKMITVTLTSAAVNNNYEITNPASGELTVGAVTVVYNYGYQAADGTFKLTSTISGTATHGVNINATDYLNYTTSDTAAAHNKIGYTLQPGSTGYQADGTLTDVGGQVVYTYLANTEKITVVYVDQDQNNATLKRVPLSGSFSTSVNYTTANDIEAYEELGYVLVSDQVPTSIRFDQDTEQTYYVYLTHGTTTVTVDHPGSLTVSDLTTTSQRIINYVYADQTPTGLDNVIQTVGYTRTAIVDAVDGTLLSYGNWTTSATGGYPVVVSPIITGYTADTATVAAAMPASVGEVMTKTVIYTVNPETIKIQFIDETTGNQVLATVELRGNYGDSANYTATADIAKYEKLGYELASSDLPNQLTYNQDDPTYRITLVHRRVTVSVDHPGQPGQPIDTNYPGGPKYPADTGRDSLQQTVTRTIMYQYATGKLAAAAVNQSVTFERTATFDMVTGKQLIYSDWVVAPGQTASLAVVTSPTITGYQASAAEVGAITVTSQSELQPVVITYTAKPEVASIVFVDVTSGDTLATRLVTGDYDTVSDYSPASQIAAYKSLGYQLTSNNVPITGISFDQDDVMKVYTVKLTHQLTTVTPTKPGKPGQPIDPTNPDGPKYPVGTGIEDLTTRSKRIINYVYGDGQNAAPTVAQTVIFHRTATFDQVTKKVTYTDWDTAESIVTGAYATIDSPVITGYTPSAVRVDGITVKAGDADVQQTVVYQANIETAMVTYIDVTVGHQLGASVTLTGLFGTQADYQPASVIAQYVKAGYVLMSNDYPSMGAVFNQDGVVQRYTVYLAHNKLAITDQDQLTKTVTQTVHYQDQSGQMLQADTIRALTFTRSGIEDAVTGVATYRDWEPTVLNFTALTAPTIAKYYALTATTQAVTITADSVDDVQTLTYALDNLTPTEPTKPIEPTKPVEPLKPLKPVKPAKPTGADDLLKPAQSTTPAKLVHLLQPTKPTTIVKADHVTTSNQLSALEPSQMAITSRANAVKATPIIKAASEATVQTNKTRVATSRQLPQTSESRRSELMTEILGVTLATLLLGFGELKRKHYEK is encoded by the coding sequence ATGCAGAAACGGCGCTTGCAACAAGCTCGTTTGGTTGAGAAACGAACTTATAAAATGTATAAGAAGGGACGGCTGTGGTTAGTTGCTGGGCTCAGTACCCTAACAATTGGGACGGGACTAGCTCAGCTTCAAGTGAAGGCGGATACAACTAGTACTGCCACGAGTCAGACCGAAACGACAGAAGTCACTGGGACTAGTGCCACGTTAACAACTAAAGCTACGGTCAGCACGAGTACTGCTAGTACTGAATCGGACACGGCGACTAAACAGAATGATAGTAGTGATGGAACGCAAACAACGAGTACCGATTCTAACAATAACGTTGCAACGACTTCAGCTAACTCGGTGTCTGTTGCTGCGGAAGGTGACGCAAGCTCAACGACTAGTCATGCGAACACGGCTACTAAGTCCAGTGTTGCAAATGCGAGTGCAGCAACAACAGCCAGTACGGCGGCCGATGCTACGACTAGTAGTTCGACAAAAACTAGTGGTGTTGCGATTAGTGAGACAAATCCTGATACGACGGCAACGCTTATCAAAACAAGGACTAAAACTAATGTGGCGGAGACGGTCAGTGTGGCTAGTTTTTCGGCCGCAATTGCTAGTCCGTCAAGCACGTCCCGAGCGGCTGTTACAACGGTTGCAACAGTTAATTCAGCTACGAAAACATATGACGGTAAGACCGATACACCAAATCGTTATACGGTTACGTTGGCTGATGGAACTAAGGCGCCTGCAGATTGGGCAGCGACAAGTACGGCCAATGTTTATACAGTGACGGACTTAGCAGATGTTGATACGGCTAAGTTCAGTTCAGAAATCGGGACATATACAATCGCACTTTCGACAACTGGTATTACTAAGTTATCGGAAGCTAATAACAGCGCAGATATTACAGCTGCTAATGTGGTGACGGGGACATTAACTATTGAGCAGGCTCCGGTACCAAGTGCGATAATCACGATTGGCTCAGCCAGTATTAATTATGGTGATGCCACCCCCAGTGCGTATACGATCACGGTACCTAGTCAGTATAAGGTGCCGAGTGCGTGGACGCTAGCTAGCTCGGCTACAGATGGCACAACTAATACGTACATGATAGCCAGTGACAGTGGGGATATTGTGGTTCCCACAGCAACGGAATCTGGAACTTACCAGTTAACCTTGTCAAATCAGGGACTGGTAGCTTTGCAGCAGGCTAATCCGAATGACGCGATTACTGCCGATGCGATTATTACTGGTCAGTTAGTGATTGCTGCCCATGATCTTATTACAATGGGCGCGACAACGGTGATGGTGAACAAGACGCTTAGTGTCGTTCAAGCGACTATTAATAGTCGTTCCCTTGTAGTTCCAGCTGATTGGACAATTAGTTATGATGATACGCAGACTGATGCAATTGTGTATAATGTACCAATTGCATACACGACATATTCAGAAGTCGTTAATTCTGGCGTTGTGGGTAAATACACTATCACTTTAACTGATGCTGCGATGACGACTTTATCTGATCTTAATAGTACGACCTTTGATAGTACGACTGTTGGTGATGGGGTGGTGTTGGTCAAGACTAGCACCGCTGTCATTTTATCGCCCGCAAATTATGGGGCGCAAGCTAGCGTTGAGACCCCGATTTCAGTGTTGACGATTTCTCATGCCCGAACAAGGGGAATTGATTTATCGTATGGTCAGGCGTTGTACTTGATTTTGCCGCTTCTTAATATCAGTCAATCAGAAACGGCAGTGAACAATCTTACTGAGTATATTATTGTGCCATCAGGCTTTAAAGTTGCTACTACGGCCAGTAATGGGGCTGCTCAAGTCGCAACTGATCCGGTTAGTACTTTAACGGCTGCTATTGAAACGATGATGACCCAAAACAACGTGACTTATCAGGGATTAGTGGTCACTCAACTTACCGATTATAATGACCGCCAAACATTTCAGGTTCATTTTGATCAAACGAGTGTTTATAATGGTGGCTCATTTTCGACGCTGAAATATACACTATTGCCGGTCATTGCTGTTCAAAGTAGTGGGGTGACCAGCGGCTTAATTGGTAACCAAGTTTCCAGTCCTGACTCGGCAGTTGTGTATGTGACTGATGATCCTAATGAAACTGATGGTAGCTATTCGTTAAGTTTACAAAATTATACTAATATTGATCGTGTTGCGGATGCCCTAGGTATTGCAGATGCGGTTACGATTGGTAGTGGTTTTACGGATTATTTATATCATTACACATTATCAGCTAAGACTATTACTGATACTTATCAGTTAGTCGGGAACGATGGTGCGGCGTTAGGCACGGTGACCTATACGGGAGATAGTGGTGCAACGTATGTCCCAATGACTAAGTTGCCAACGACAATTACACAAGATGGTGTGACATACTATCTGAATACTAACACGGTGGCATCAACGCAGAACTATTCTGGTGATGAGAATACGGTGTACACGGTCACTTATCAGCGCTACGTTACTACCAGTACGGATGCTACGGCTCGAATAACCATCGCACCGGCTTCAAAGGTCTATGACAACGATGCAACGACTGATCCAAGTAGTTACACGGTGTACTTGCCCACAGAATACGTGGCTCCTAGCAATTGGACCATTGATGACACTGCAGTGGTTGTGAGTGGCACAACGGCGTATCATGTTTCGACGAATTATCTCGATACCACAACAATCGATCAAAATGTGGGAACGTACGCGGTGACGCTGAATGCGGCTGGAATGGCTGCTTTAGCTGCCGCTAATCCGAACTTGCTAATCGCAGGCAATGTTAATGTTGGTGGGACGTTAACGATTACTAAACGGCCAGTGACTATCGCCTTGCCAGATACGATTCTGTGGGCCAACGGTCAGGAGCAGAATATTATACCAGTCATTACCGGTGTCGTTGCGGGGCAGACAATCGGTTACACGTTAACATCGGGGCTAACGGATCCCGGTACGAAAATGATTACGGTAACTTTAACGAGTGCGGCGGTCAATAATAATTATGAGATAACCAATCCAGCTAGTGGTGAGCTGACGGTTGGCGCTGTGACGGTTGTTTATAACTATGGGTACCAAGCGGCAGACGGCACTTTTAAGCTGACATCAACAATCAGCGGAACTGCGACGCACGGTGTGAATATCAACGCTACCGATTATTTGAACTATACAACGAGTGATACCGCGGCTGCTCACAATAAAATTGGCTATACCTTGCAACCAGGAAGTACCGGTTATCAAGCGGATGGCACTTTAACCGATGTTGGTGGGCAAGTCGTTTACACCTATCTGGCAAATACAGAAAAGATCACTGTGGTTTACGTCGATCAGGATCAAAATAACGCGACTTTAAAGCGGGTGCCGCTCAGTGGTAGCTTTAGTACGTCGGTAAATTATACGACGGCTAATGACATTGAGGCGTATGAAGAATTAGGCTACGTCTTAGTTTCGGATCAAGTCCCAACGTCGATTCGTTTTGATCAAGATACTGAACAGACCTACTATGTGTACTTGACGCATGGAACAACCACGGTCACGGTCGATCATCCAGGTAGCTTGACGGTTAGTGACTTAACGACCACTAGTCAGCGGATAATTAATTACGTCTATGCCGACCAAACACCAACTGGATTAGATAATGTGATTCAAACAGTGGGGTATACTCGTACGGCAATAGTCGATGCGGTAGATGGGACATTGCTTTCATATGGTAACTGGACAACGAGTGCGACTGGTGGCTATCCAGTCGTTGTTTCGCCAATCATTACTGGTTACACGGCAGATACAGCGACGGTTGCCGCGGCAATGCCCGCTAGTGTTGGTGAAGTCATGACGAAGACGGTGATCTATACCGTCAATCCCGAAACGATTAAGATTCAATTTATTGATGAAACCACCGGCAATCAAGTTTTAGCGACCGTTGAGCTTCGTGGAAATTATGGTGACTCAGCTAACTATACGGCTACTGCTGATATTGCGAAGTATGAAAAGTTAGGCTATGAATTAGCCAGTTCGGATTTACCTAATCAGCTGACATATAATCAGGATGACCCGACTTATAGGATTACACTAGTACATCGCCGGGTAACGGTCAGCGTTGACCATCCGGGACAGCCCGGTCAGCCCATCGATACTAATTATCCAGGTGGACCTAAATATCCGGCTGATACCGGCCGTGATTCATTGCAGCAAACGGTGACGCGCACCATCATGTACCAGTATGCGACTGGCAAGTTAGCAGCGGCTGCTGTTAACCAGTCGGTCACTTTTGAGCGGACAGCGACTTTTGATATGGTGACTGGCAAACAGTTGATCTATAGTGATTGGGTGGTTGCACCTGGTCAGACTGCATCGTTGGCTGTGGTCACGTCACCGACGATTACTGGCTATCAGGCCAGTGCTGCTGAAGTTGGTGCAATCACGGTCACTAGCCAAAGTGAGCTACAACCAGTCGTGATTACGTATACAGCTAAACCAGAGGTGGCGTCCATTGTATTTGTTGATGTGACGAGTGGCGATACGTTAGCAACGAGATTGGTGACTGGTGATTATGACACCGTTAGTGACTATTCACCGGCTTCGCAGATTGCGGCTTATAAAAGCTTAGGCTATCAATTAACTTCGAACAATGTTCCAATAACCGGAATTAGCTTTGACCAGGATGATGTGATGAAAGTCTATACGGTCAAACTAACGCATCAGTTGACGACCGTCACTCCAACTAAGCCTGGGAAACCAGGTCAGCCGATTGATCCAACTAACCCAGATGGGCCTAAATATCCGGTTGGGACCGGGATTGAGGATCTAACGACTCGCTCTAAGCGCATCATCAATTACGTTTATGGTGATGGACAAAACGCTGCCCCAACTGTGGCGCAAACGGTGATCTTCCATCGAACGGCGACCTTTGACCAAGTAACGAAGAAAGTCACGTATACGGATTGGGATACAGCTGAATCCATCGTGACGGGTGCATACGCGACCATCGATTCACCAGTCATTACAGGTTATACTCCGAGTGCTGTCCGCGTCGATGGTATAACGGTCAAGGCTGGTGATGCTGATGTACAACAAACAGTTGTTTACCAAGCGAATATCGAAACGGCGATGGTCACTTATATCGATGTCACAGTGGGGCATCAACTGGGAGCTAGCGTTACGCTGACTGGATTGTTCGGCACTCAAGCGGATTATCAACCAGCGTCAGTGATTGCACAATACGTTAAAGCTGGTTACGTCTTGATGAGTAATGACTATCCATCAATGGGGGCTGTCTTCAATCAAGATGGCGTTGTTCAGAGATATACGGTGTATTTGGCGCATAATAAGCTAGCGATTACCGACCAAGATCAACTCACTAAAACGGTGACACAAACGGTGCACTATCAGGATCAATCTGGGCAGATGCTTCAAGCCGATACAATCCGGGCACTAACATTTACACGTTCTGGCATTGAAGACGCGGTGACTGGCGTGGCGACGTATCGCGATTGGGAACCGACCGTGCTGAACTTCACGGCCTTGACTGCCCCAACGATTGCGAAGTACTATGCGTTGACAGCAACTACGCAGGCTGTAACAATTACGGCTGATAGTGTTGATGATGTCCAAACGTTAACCTATGCGTTGGATAACCTAACACCGACAGAACCGACAAAGCCAATCGAACCGACAAAACCAGTAGAACCATTAAAGCCATTAAAGCCAGTAAAACCGGCAAAACCAACAGGCGCGGATGATTTGCTTAAGCCAGCGCAGTCGACGACACCGGCAAAATTAGTTCATTTATTGCAACCAACAAAGCCAACGACAATCGTGAAGGCTGATCACGTCACAACTAGCAATCAATTATCTGCACTTGAACCGTCACAAATGGCAATAACCAGTCGTGCTAACGCTGTAAAGGCGACCCCGATAATTAAAGCGGCAAGCGAAGCAACGGTGCAGACTAATAAGACTAGAGTAGCTACGTCGAGACAATTACCGCAAACCAGTGAAAGTCGCCGGTCCGAATTGATGACTGAAATACTAGGGGTAACCTTAGCGACGTTATTGTTGGGCTTTGGTGAATTAAAACGCAAGCACTATGAGAAGTAA
- a CDS encoding DUF916 and DUF3324 domain-containing protein: protein MQKRLQCILGILLAGVVSLLMMGQAAAADQGVGFEITPVQSSSQVDKRLSYFDLKLKPRQTQIVAVKIHNTASAPITINIGIAKATTNINGVVEYKHTNNRSANLPYDISKLVTTDEPQVKLAKGQIKTVKFQIKMPAQSYQGILAGGITFLKKATATDTKKAVAVNNQYAYTEAVILHGSKDLTTNQLTMNKIAVKQINGRNVINFPLVNHTAAYLNKVQTNIKIYHRGGSKVVYHQKLANGQMAPNSIYKLPLRTGEKALAAGKYTAVVKVTSKKQHWQFKQNFVITQGQADTLNKTAVLNQGPNWWLYIGIGLLLLLLMVLVIWYIRRKQKKIKALEKQLAEKDK, encoded by the coding sequence GTGCAGAAACGATTGCAATGTATATTGGGAATATTATTGGCCGGTGTTGTTAGTTTATTAATGATGGGACAAGCAGCGGCCGCTGATCAGGGTGTCGGCTTTGAAATCACGCCAGTCCAGTCTAGCAGTCAGGTCGATAAGCGTCTCTCTTACTTTGACTTGAAGTTAAAACCGCGACAAACACAAATCGTTGCGGTCAAAATTCATAATACGGCTAGTGCGCCCATTACAATCAATATAGGTATCGCTAAGGCCACGACAAATATTAATGGTGTTGTGGAATACAAACATACGAATAATCGCAGCGCAAATTTGCCGTATGATATTAGCAAATTAGTGACAACTGATGAACCACAAGTCAAGCTGGCTAAGGGGCAAATCAAGACGGTCAAGTTTCAAATTAAGATGCCGGCCCAAAGTTATCAAGGTATTTTAGCAGGTGGGATAACTTTCCTGAAAAAGGCCACGGCAACTGATACTAAAAAGGCCGTGGCAGTCAATAACCAATACGCTTATACTGAAGCCGTAATTTTGCATGGTAGTAAGGATTTAACAACCAATCAGCTAACAATGAATAAGATTGCGGTCAAGCAGATTAATGGGCGCAATGTCATTAATTTTCCGTTGGTTAACCATACGGCGGCTTACCTAAATAAAGTACAGACTAACATTAAGATTTATCATCGGGGAGGCAGTAAAGTTGTCTACCATCAAAAGTTAGCAAACGGCCAGATGGCACCTAATTCAATCTATAAATTGCCATTACGGACGGGGGAAAAGGCGCTAGCGGCCGGTAAATACACAGCGGTCGTGAAAGTCACTTCCAAGAAGCAACACTGGCAGTTTAAGCAGAACTTTGTGATTACGCAGGGGCAGGCCGATACCTTGAATAAGACGGCGGTCTTGAATCAAGGGCCTAACTGGTGGCTATATATCGGGATTGGCTTATTACTACTATTGCTAATGGTGCTGGTAATTTGGTACATTCGACGCAAACAAAAGAAGATCAAAGCATTAGAAAAACAATTAGCAGAGAAAGATAAATAG
- a CDS encoding WxL domain-containing protein: MKKFVFGLMISAGLLGATTVVANADTSTGDVTFTGGTLSMSVDTTNLAFGSNAITSSNATLDTTTTPTVTVSDLRGTSAGWTLTVAQGQQFNTATDGTGSALTNAALTVAGTESDSAVTNGSTTLVPGTTETAGAAGTVASAKNGTGNGDSTVTFSDSKLVVPGETTKLATGYTTTLTWNLSVTPGN, translated from the coding sequence ATGAAAAAATTCGTTTTTGGATTAATGATTTCTGCAGGACTTTTGGGAGCCACGACGGTTGTGGCTAATGCTGATACTTCGACAGGTGATGTAACGTTTACTGGGGGAACACTGTCAATGAGCGTTGATACCACTAATTTGGCTTTCGGTAGCAATGCAATTACCTCAAGTAATGCCACCTTAGATACTACGACTACCCCAACGGTTACGGTAAGCGACTTGCGTGGGACTAGTGCGGGTTGGACCTTGACGGTTGCTCAGGGGCAACAATTCAATACGGCCACCGATGGGACTGGATCAGCTTTGACGAATGCGGCTTTAACAGTTGCTGGTACTGAGAGTGATTCGGCAGTGACGAATGGCAGTACTACGTTAGTGCCGGGGACGACTGAGACTGCAGGTGCAGCGGGGACCGTCGCTTCTGCTAAAAATGGTACTGGTAACGGAGATTCAACGGTGACATTTAGTGATTCTAAGTTGGTTGTTCCTGGAGAAACGACTAAGTTAGCTACGGGTTATACCACTACGTTAACTTGGAACTTAAGTGTCACACCAGGTAACTAA